Below is a genomic region from Anabas testudineus chromosome 13, fAnaTes1.2, whole genome shotgun sequence.
CCCCTCCCACTCTGTGTTACCCCACGGGTTGAGGATTCGAACCAAATCCACGGAGCCATATTTAGTCTTCACCTGAcaggaaaggaggaaaaaggacGGGGAGGACAATATTCAATGATGAATCTACAAAATAATCAACTCAACACATCCTCTATTAAACTTTACTGTGGTTCACATCCACAGCCGCCGACTTCCCCGATTGTTTTCAGGAATTTCACCATATCCAGGCTCTGACACGTCTAAATAGTAGGAATGTGCAGGGACAGTTACCTTTTCTACTGCAGTTAGAGAGTAGGCATGTCTGAACATGATCCCCAGTTCATTCCTCTGCTCCAGAGGACCCTGCAGGGTGAAAAGAACATCCACCCACAAccaggagagaaggaaaagacaaaacgCCGTGACTCATCACAAACAGGTGaaagtgttctggttctgttcatTTCAGCTCCGATCTCCTCTCCGTACCTGGCAGTTGCCACAGTTGATGAGCGCTCCTTTAGACAGCAGATATCCAAGAAAGGCTGGCAGGTCTTTAGGAAGCGAGGCGATGGTGAGAACCTCAGCCACCCCGCCTGTCATATCAACCATGGCCTCGTGAGGGAAGCCCATGTCCAGAGCTCTGTAGCCACCTTTCAACCTGGGACGGGGAGAATCCAGGTATTAAACAGACAAATGAGATGGTTATCACTGATTGAGAGTACCGGACTGGCAGGCTGCAGTGGTAAACCATCCATACTGCTTTAAAATCGTCTGACAGAAGGTGATTAAAGTCTTTCTGTGGGTGTTGTCAGAGAAATGTCACGGACTCTCTGCAATGAAAAGACTTTTTAACAATGCAGATAGAGGCTACGCACGCAGATCTTTGAACTGAGATATTTGTTTTGGGCTTTAcagataaaatgtcaaagttgtCACAATAATATATAAAGCTTAACTTTTAATACCCTCACTTTACAATGCAGCTAAATCAAACAACCCTATTTTGCACACACAGATTAACAGGTGCTCACTTGGCATAGGCTTTCTCCAGCAGCGAGCTCCAGAACTCGTTTCTGTCTGGGGAGCTGAGATAAATCAGATTGTTGTCTTTAGTGGGCAACAAGTCGTCGACCGTCACCTCTTCCCATTGGCCGTACTGCCAGaactacaaagacaaaagaggGAGGGGTGTTCAATATCatgatgaaagaaaaacacaggaaagacgttaaactaatatttattcccgacatttcattatttcaaacTCCACGTCTGTAAAGGTTTAAGGAAGAAAGAGTCTGCTAAGAGGTAAAACTGCAGGACACTGTCATTATCATGTCTACAACAGCAGGTCGGGCAGCGTTCAGTTATTTACCCTGAAGGTGAAGCAACCGTTGTATCCATCCTGGAAGCTCTGTCCGAGAGGAACGACCTTGTTGAGCAGATACTGGTTCATGGAGAGTGAAGCAATGGTAGAAAGAAGCCAGCAGTCACCTAAGGAAAAGAGGTTCGAGAAGCAGGTCAGGAGGCTTTTCAGTGCAGAAATCTGCACTGTTATTAAGTCCAGCTTCTGTTTTAAATGCTCCTCCATCCTCAGACATCATCTGTTCTCATTATTGTGCACTTTACCACAGTCTGCTGTGCATGATTTAACAGGTATTTGTCTTTAGGTGGAAAATGCAAACTGATTAGTCACTGGTAGCTGTATGAAATGACCTAAACTCCAGTTTGTGCTActatataaaatacagtatttcctTTTGAATTGTTTTAAGCTGGGAGTCGAACACAGAGCAACTGTCATAAAGAGTGTATGTTCATCATCAGGTTCATCTCACAGCTGCTGGTGCATCAggttttattcattcatgtacCCGCAGATACGTCACAGAAGCTGTTTTGTTGAGAACCCACATCAAAGTGCTTAAAGGCATATTCTTTCACAGCTGACAAAGGTGCTGCTCCATAAGAAAGTGAATGCCCTGAGTAGAAGTGTAGTGGAAACTGCACCGTCTCTGTTTGCCTTCTATTTGTAATTTCTAGAACATTTACGTCCATTCAAGTAAATCTGATGATAGATTAAAACAACACTTCACTTAAAACAGGTTCATGCTTTTAACTCTTCTGTCATGTTTGGTGTCCACCGTCACACTCAGGAGCTGCCTACTTACTCAGTTTCCCCTGGCAGATGTCTAGACGTGTCGCTCCATTCACTATAAACTGAGGTGATGGACAGAGTTCCtagaaacaggagagagaggacaaaaGGAGGGGAGGAGCAAGGGAGacgaaagagagagaagaaacgaGAGACGAGGTGGAGGGGGAAGAAGTCAGTAGATGAAAAATGAACCAGGATTTAGCACCGAGCCAAAGGGAGTGGCTGCACAAAACACTTGGCACAATATCAAATACTGCTGCAGTCAGTTGGTAAGATTGATGGAAGGTTCATCTCTGTGCAGCGTTGACAGTTTGCTTCTTGGTGTATTTTtgaagataaataataaatactaatcTAAGTCTGGTGTAATAAGATTAGAAAGTACAGTTCAACGGGTCCTCAACTACAACCTGTGTACAAAAACTCAACATTACAACTTACTGCATGACTGATGTGTGTCAGCGTTACTTTTAGTTAGATGGACTCCTAGAGTTAGATCCTGCAGCAGCAAACATCTAGATCTGAATTGTTCAGTCGAATCACGATGGACAAATCAATCCACAGTATATTTCTGAGCAGCCACGGAGAGTCTGCATACGTACGACTCACAAGGTACGATGGGTGTTCAAGGGACCAGAGAGTTAATGTGATACTGCACGACAGGACAGGACGGTGCACAAGTGATGAGGGAGCAGCTGAGGCAGAATCAGGAGAGTAGGTGTTCTACGGGTGAATAAACTGAGCAGGTTTAATAGACCGGAGAACAGGTGCATTCATGGAATTACATTAACTTGACATATGACCGAGATGAACCACAGTCAATGGTTCATTATGAACCGACTGAACTTTAAAAAGAGGCTGATGGTGTATATGATGGAGTCCATGTTACCAGTTAAACTGGATTAGAGGTGAACTGGCTGATGGACCAGATGTCAAACTACACAACGATGAACGTGACAAGTGACAACAGTCAATCTGAGATGATCACAGAACACAACATAAGAGTCGTCTTTATTAGCTACTTAGAACCCAGAGAGGAGCAAAGACGTGTTTACACACGGCCCAGCTCTTATCCACGTTCACATCTCTGTAACAGAGTCTAACATGTTTGTACAAAGTCACACACGAGATACAGAAATCATTATCAGTCTACAGACAAAGCTCCAGTCCTTACAAACAAGTTCCACCCAGTGAGTGTTCCAGGTTAAACGAATCAAACACTGATCAGAAGTAGAAGTTCAGTTCCTCTCACACTGAGCGTGTGCTCACTTCTCTGTTACTGAGGTTAATCCAGGAGTCACGTTATTAACCTGtggtcctgctgctgtgtggcgCTGCCTCACAAGAGGAAACACACCGTGGCACAAgttaatgtttcatttattttattgtatttggtTCAGAGGCTGATTTGGTGTTAAACACATTACAGACCGGTTTCTGTTTTGATCCAGAATTAGCTTGGAGTAAAGTGCAACTAGACTTTGATGAAACGTCTCTTTCTATCTTTCTATGTCATGCAGTAAAAAATAAGTGTCAGGAGGTTCAATACTGAGGGAGTCCGTCTAGTTACGACACCGAGGAACAAAACAACATGTGgaaattcaaacaataaatcccGTCTGACTCACACAGAGATCCAGGCGCGACTTTATGAGACTGTTATGTCAAACGTCTCCCTGCATTACAACAGTGTTGAACTGTGACAGCACGCTTTATTATTACTGTGTTCAAATGAGtaaaaaggcagaaaagcaGCGACGTCGTCCTGTCATCATATAGAAACCAACAGACTGTTACTAATGTGGATCATTCACGCTGCTGGGAACATGCACATTTATCACTGATGTTACTACTTCTGGTGTTTAGCAAATATTATTTCAAGCTACTCTGTAATAAATATAGATAAAAATCAGGTACTGTGCCGTCTTAGGCCACTCttagatttatttatgtttatttctttgtctctttatcaGAACTACTCCTGTTATTATCAAACAAAGGCAAACGgcctaaataaatgaatatgaaaatgaCTTTGATGTCACTTCCTTAGTGTAGTAGTCAGAATTCATCCATCATTTACCTAcgttacattttcttttctatttactGCAACTTCATGTTTTAGTGTTGATGGATGATTATTATGTATTAGATTTATTATATGATTATAATACTCTAATGTCAGTACACAGCAATAAGTACACTGTCAAAGTACAAAATATACTagtgagacagagagtgtgtgtatcGTGTGTATAACTagtgatgttttcattattagAATATTTACTGATTCATTAGATCAATTAACAGTTAATTAACATAATGAGTCTACTGTGAGTTACTTCCATCTCTGGTCTTCCTACTTCTTGTTTAGTGTAAACTGTCCTGCATGTGATAACAGGTGAAGTTACTACAGAGCAGATCAGCTCCACCTGGACAGTAAACGCATCATCATCAGCTCCACCTGGACAGTAAACGCATCATCAAACTGCAGATGATGTCTGATTACCTGTGGTCGTTTCCACCTGACTCCGGactgcagctccagctctccCACGGGGAAGTAGTGGTCCACGAACAGACCGTCCCGCCCGGGCGCGCTGACGTCGCCGACCGGCGGAGGACCCCGGGTCATGATGTCGGTGAGCCAGAGGCGGGACTGCGAACCGAGCAGCTCGTCGGAGCAGACCGAGTCCGCGTCATCCTCCGCCAGAGGAGGGGAGCTGCTGGACTTCCTCGACAACTTTCTCATGTCAAACTGTTAATGCGCTTCTGTGGAGCAGTGGAGCAGACAGGACTGAGCTTCCTACTTATGTCTGCAGACAGAAGCCACGCCCTCTGCGACGCACAGGTACATGTTCACCTGAGCGCCAGGtgtgggctgctgctgctcgttCGACCCCTCCGGGTTTTTGAGGCACTCCCAGATATTATGGACACGTGGAAGAATAGGAAACACAGGCCCATCATTAAAGTCAAATCCAGAACCAGGTGGAATCTGTCAGGTGTGCTGCAGAACCAACATCTGCAAACTCatatttattagtattattagaataaatatactgtatgtatattcttttattgtttgttgctttttctcacactgtgAAGGGGAAACATGACCATTTATTGACATTAACGGTGAGGTTTCAGAGTTTTTAATGACAACTCAACATCATTTAAGATAATTGTGTAACTCTGGAATCCTGATGCCACAGTTCTCCCATCACTGTCAGAGCTGCTCCTCTGGACCTGCTTTTAATGTGAGAGGATCTCTGTCTGTAGGTGCATTGAAACTCAGTCACACAGGCTCTCGGGTCATTTTCGTGGAGCTGGACACCAGCGCTCAGCGAACGTGAAACACGGGGAATCACACATTACATCATCCTTCTTATTACACACTTGACATTCAGGAAGTCTGACAGGTAAAATATGATGACTCAGTAGTGGCACGGTTCACCTGACTCATGTTGTCATAATCTTATTTCATTCAGAATTGATTTTGCACAATAACAGAACAGCACCAACACCTCAATACTATCAGGATATAGTCTGAAGATTTCCAGGAAGAACTGgaaaacatttcctctctggAGATGACGTTCATTAATGTTCTCATAAATGTGATAAGTAATAGAACAGACGTGAAGTTTCAAAGAGACTAAAGAAGactcaaacacagaaagtggctgtaaatgataaattatttttattgtgaaaagagcgattctgaaaacaaatgacCTGTCGACTCCggcgtgactgtgtgtgtgtgtgtgtgtctgagtgtgtgtgagtgtgtgtgtgtgtgttcatcactGGGATGTAGCCATGATGCTGGACACACctgtgaaaaacagaacacaagagaaagaaaaagagaaattgtGACTTCACGTACAGTTCAGAAACAGAAGAGGGGCGATTTTAaggtattttttaaattgtaactTAAATGTGTTCATATTAAAACAGGAACAAAGTTCCACACGTGTGCAGGAGAAATCTCTCAAAGACCTAATCTTACATCTCAGTCTACTCTTTACACCCCGTTTCCCCACTTTCCATATTTTTGCTCTTTGCTTCCTGGTTGTTATGACATCCAGCTTCCCTGAAGCCCAAATATGGGCATCCTCCAACTACAGTCAGTGTGTTAGTAacaggttactgagagaaaccagggtTCTCTGGTAATCTGGGAACTCGTTTACATTCACTCAAGAGACCCGGTTACTGGAAATCCGATTTTAGAAGCGTGGTCCACAGATTTCTCTCACCTTTTTACTGTGTATGAGAGAGACACAGCGACAGACGGGCAGTAATTAGagttctccaggagaaatctacctcAGAGAAACAGGTTTCTCAAATCCCCGACCCtgattacagtaaccaggtttcacATTTACACCACACTTCGACTGTACCCGGGAGTACACTTGAGTGCATGTATGTTGGGTACGGTGCAGTATTTCCTCCGCTCTGTTAAGGCCCAGCTCAGTTGGTGTGTTTGCAGAGACGTTAGTCTGCTGTGCAGATGCagaatgttattttttttgttgttatgaaGGAAAATGCTATTTGTTCTTTTGAGCTTTCTGCCTTCATTTGATAGTGACAGTGGTGAGAGAAGGTATGACACGCAGCCAGACTTTAACCACGGAAGCTGTGGTTCAGCTACGAAGGAGCTCtgaaagttttatttctgttccttttccaaagaagaaaatgtttatgtAGCCTCAGAAGCCGGCAGAAGAACTCCCCAGTGAGAGGCTGAGCTGTGAGGTCGGGagctaaaacaaactgtttcagaCAGAGAGCTCTACTATAAAATATGAACCCAACATTATCCTAAACGTGGCCTCTTTAACTGAAGCACGCCAAAACAGCAGTCAGCATTAACAAGAACTCGAGTCTGAATCATCATTCAGATTTCAGTTAAACAGAAACCTTTGTTctgaagaggaaaataaaacgAGCTTCGTTAAACTGGTGACATCACACCATAGTCCCTCTGACACActggtgtttttgtatttccacATTTACACCAGACTTATCGAGAGGCAGCACTCACTCTCAAAGTCAATCTTCTCGACGATGTTCTTGGGCTTGACACTCTCCTCCTGGTTGAAGATGAAGATCTGTCCATCCTCGTTCTCCGTCCAGCCGTACTTATTCATCCAAACCTTCACCTGGGTGTCTGGACAAAGGGGACAGAGGATCTGTTAGGTCTGTCACTGCGTGTTCTCACAAGTGTGTCGCACTCACTGAACATGTTCAACATCTATGATTGTGTACAACTGTGTGAATATTGAAGATTGGGACTTGGGTAAAGTTCTTACCGAGGGGGTCTCCCAGCATCTCAGCCAGTAACCGGTGCTCAATGGTCTGGTAGGTGATGCCCACTACGTGGCAGAtgactgaagaaaacaaaaatgggaaatattatttgtataatttgCATTCCTTCAATTGAGGAGTGGTtgcttccctcttttcttccagCTAATATTGTTTTAAGAAATGAAGCctgtttgtatttactgtaacagaAGCAGGTTTACTGTGAGTCACAAGATGATACTCACACTTGCGAACAGAGTCCTCGAAACCAGTAATGCCGTCGATGAgctctctgttttcctcaaGACTCGTCTGTCACCAAGACAAAGAGGAGATAATTAGTAACGACACCAAatgaacaacagcagctgtcaaaACAAGACAGAGTGCGATGTTGCAATAAGGAAATCAAATTAAGACATTAAATGATGGATTAAGACCGAACGGTGGATTAGTCAGTAACACGTGGGCCAATAGCTGCTAAAACTGCATTCATAATTAAATTACCCTAACCCATAACATGTTAGGATGTGGAAGTGTGTTATTAATCTGTTAATGCAGAGATATGAACaactgcagcctgtgtgtgtgtgtgtgtgtgtgtgtgtgtgtgtgtgaaagtcgCACCCAAAAGCTCTGGAAGTGACACGTCTCCAGCAGGTTCCCCAGGTAGAGGATCTGTCTGATGGGGCGCTCCTCTTGCTGCGACACTGTAGTCAAGGAAATGCCCCCTGACCCCATGACAGCCCCTCCAACCACTCTAATCTATTTACTTCTCCCATGTGCAGCATAGTGCATCTTAAACTGTGTACAATGTGGTGtcgattgattgattgatgcaGTTCACAACTGTGCGAGTTCTGATAACCACTGGTTCCTCTTTGACCTTCACTTTCCATATACTCTCTACTTCCTCCTTCagatatattataaaataagatATATTTCATaccctttcttcctttttaacTCCCCTATCTATCCCCTTGTCTAACAGCACAGTTTCCACTTGGTTAGCGACTACTTTCCTGCCTGTCTGCATATGGAAGTTGGATTTTGGTCTAGTGCTTAATCCACATAGATGTTTTGTGATTCATGCCAGATACTTAGTTGTGTCATTTAGTGTATGCTGTTCCTGTTTGCATTTTGCACCCTGCCACTAATTTGGACTGATTGTGAGGCACTTAGGCCTGGATCAGTGCTTCTGCCCCATCCTGTATCTGTGCTGCTTTGATCAGTGTCTGCAGCTACTGCTAGGATTCCCTAATGTCAGCTGTTCATCAACAGTACATCCCAGGCATGGTCTTATAAACCCTCCATCCATCAATAAAGGAAACTAGTACAACAGTGAGATGATCACTTAGATCAAACAGCACCAAAAAGATACGTGTGTCTGGTCAATCATGCACTTGCAGAGAGTGAAGTCGGTGTGTGGCAGGTTGGTCAGGGCCTTCAGCAGAATCTGTGCGGTCACCTGAGTCTGGAAGTAGGCGGGGTTAAACTGGTACCTGCAAAGACAGAGATTTAATGAAACACCTGTATTCCTTTATCAatgccacaaaaacacactcaaatcACAACTTATTGAAAAACTGTACGAAAC
It encodes:
- the eif3k gene encoding eukaryotic translation initiation factor 3 subunit K isoform X1 is translated as MSSSFEQMRANVGKLLRGIDRYNPENLATLERYVETQARENAYDLEANLAVLKLYQFNPAYFQTQVTAQILLKALTNLPHTDFTLCKCMIDQTHQQEERPIRQILYLGNLLETCHFQSFWTSLEENRELIDGITGFEDSVRKFICHVVGITYQTIEHRLLAEMLGDPLDTQVKVWMNKYGWTENEDGQIFIFNQEESVKPKNIVEKIDFESVSSIMATSQ
- the eif3k gene encoding eukaryotic translation initiation factor 3 subunit K isoform X2: MSSSFEQMRANVGKLLRGIDRYNPENLATLERYVETQARENAYDLEANLAVLKLYQFNPAYFQTQVTAQILLKALTNLPHTDFTLCKCMIDQTHQEERPIRQILYLGNLLETCHFQSFWTSLEENRELIDGITGFEDSVRKFICHVVGITYQTIEHRLLAEMLGDPLDTQVKVWMNKYGWTENEDGQIFIFNQEESVKPKNIVEKIDFESVSSIMATSQ